The segment GTCTTGTCGTTCAGCTTGCCGCCCTCATCGAACAACGACGCCGCCCCGCCGATATACGCCTCGGGCATCTGCATGCAGGGCATGTCGAGAAACACCAGCGACTGGCGCACCGCATGGTTGGCACCAAAACCGCCGATCGCCCCCGGCGACACGCTGACCACCGCCGTCGGCTTGCCGCTCCAGGCGCTCTGCCCGTATGGCCGCGAGCCCACATCGATGGCGTTTTTCAGGCAGCCCGGTACCGAACGGTTGTACTCCGGGGTGACGAACAGCACCGCGTCGCTGCGCCGGATCTCTTCACGAAAGCGCTTCCAGCTGTCCGGTGCCCCCTCGGCCTCGACGTCTTCGTTGTACAACGGCAGGTCACCGATTTCGACGATTTTCAGGGCGAGGCTGGACGACGCCAGCTCGGACAAGGCGCGGGCCACCTTGCGGTTGTAGGAGTCCTTGCGCAAACTGCCGACGACAACCGCTACCGAATAGACCTGGCTCATGGCGTGTAAGTCCTGTGTGGGGAATGGAACCTGAACAGTTATAGATGACCGTTCCTCGGCCCTTAG is part of the Pseudomonas fakonensis genome and harbors:
- a CDS encoding NADPH-dependent FMN reductase, translated to MSQVYSVAVVVGSLRKDSYNRKVARALSELASSSLALKIVEIGDLPLYNEDVEAEGAPDSWKRFREEIRRSDAVLFVTPEYNRSVPGCLKNAIDVGSRPYGQSAWSGKPTAVVSVSPGAIGGFGANHAVRQSLVFLDMPCMQMPEAYIGGAASLFDEGGKLNDKTRPFLQAFIDKFASWVKLNRSV